From the Argentina anserina chromosome 3, drPotAnse1.1, whole genome shotgun sequence genome, the window GTGGGCAGTTATCCAAGGCAGTTACCAAGGCAGTGGGCAGTTATCCAAGTTAGTGGGTGGTTACTCATGCTAGGTGGCGACTCAAGCTTGAATATAAGGACAGCAGTTACTCATGCAAGGTAGGGGAAATCAGTGGGCTGTGTCAAGGGAGTTACAAGGCTTGCTTGGCAAGCATGCAGGCTGCCACATCACCCTAGGGCGGTTGGGGGTGTCAACCGCCATGCACAAATGCTGTGCAACATTACCTATGCCAATGGGGTTGTCATTGGTAGAGAGGTAGACGAAGAAGAGTGATCACAATCGAGAGACTGTGAGAACACAAGCAAGGAGAGAACAATTGTAAGGGTGAGGAAAATAGAGAGCTAGGAAGATAGGGCATGTTAGAATTGCGAAGGCTGTAAGCCTCATTGTATCCTCATTGTACCCTTAGGTTGAGTGATTAGTGTAGGCGCACTAAGTGAGTTGCTAGGCAGATTGGGTTTGGGTAGACTAAGGCTGAAAGCACTCTTTGTACTCGTTGTAATCTTCTTGATCCTTTAATGAGTTAAAGGTTGGGAGCGGACTCCCGTAAACACTTGTGTTGTGTGTGTGCGTGTGGCTTGTATACTCGTTGTCGCTTGTTAGATAGTTTCCGCTGTACAATAGACAATCGAGTGAGAGAAGTAGGTAGGCTGGTTAGGTAGTGTAGGCTGCTTAACGCCATCACATAGGGAAAAAGTTTTGGTATCCACTTTGCCTGTGTGACATTAGCCATGAGTAGGTATCGAGACTTCTAGAATATGTTAGTTACAATTGAACCTTATCGCATCTTATCCACTGTAATTATTGATTTTTCAATAGGGGTGAGTGTATGGATTTTATGTCCACCACCGAATCTCCAAGTTTGTaattttggattctttgtcttctaaaaaaaaaagagtaaattttaatttgccttgaaccttaaaaaaaaaaccccttATATGTGGCTAGAAATGTTTAGAATATCATAGATTACGATATTATGTTATTAGCTGAGTAAGGATATAAAGGAAGTTTAATGACATATGAAATAAGTTAAGGAATTTGGGGTGTACTACCCTCtacaaattttaaaaatatcatCACCATAACACGAATGCCTTGGGATATAACACACATTCAACATTCCTTTCATGATACATTTATGTAACCATAACACGAATGCCTTCAAACATCTAAGGGAGCAACATATGCATCCCTCATCCAATTATGAGACCAATAACAAGTTAATATATGGAAAGGTGACTCTGTACATTAAATACATACAGTAATTAtacaattttttaaaaaattttgTGCTAAGTCTTGTGTTTTTACTtccaatttattttattttttatcaacACATACAGTGTAGTAGAGTCATAAATAGGTatctttaaaaataaaaataaaacaatagaTATCTTATAAACTCGAGTTCTGAAGAGCCGGTTGACACAAGAAAGTAGCATCGGCATTCTCATCATTGCAATAGAGGCAAGGATGCTGCTCAATGCCTTGTTCTTTAAGAACTATTCTGGCCAGCATCACGATCTCTCTATTACGTAGCGGAGACTCATGCTTCTTCAAAACCATTTCAATAGCATTGCTGAATGCTCCACATGCCTTTCCGCCCGTCATCACCGGGTTCATCATGTCCGCCGATGTCTCATTGGCCTGACACCCGCTCAGAAGAATTCCCTCATCTGGCTTCAACGACTCGAAGAAGTTGAGTTCGAGTAGAGGCAAGCGAAACTTGAGGCTGGCATCGGCTGCAAACAACTCTAACAAGTGGGTTGCAATGTCTGATGTACTTATGCCAGTTAAGGAGACGAGGTGCTCCAATATGGATTCGAAAGGAATTGCCTTGGTCTTGTTATAGGAACCAGATAACGTGCTACTGATTTCAGTTGTGACATGAGAAGGTCCGATTTGCTCCTTCTCTTTGTCAATGAGACCTCCACTGTGGCATGAGTCCGACACTATTGTAAAGCTTGCTCCCTTTGGCAACCGGTTTACTAATTGTCTGAAATCCACATCTACATAGTGTAGTTGAACATTAGAGAAAAAGAATGTTAACTTGGTAACTAACAAGGATATACTGattaaacacacacacacactcaccGGTGATGAGATTGAAATCACAAGGCACAATTGCCTCATCCTGCCTGAAGGGCCTGCCTGGTTTCACTGATGGAATCCTTGTTCCATGCCCACTATAGTGGAAGTAGAGGACATCTCCTGGTTCAGCCTTGTCAACCATTTCACCAAGTGCCTTCTTAATGTTTGCACCTGTTGGCAAGACTGCTGCAGATCCATCATCAGTCAATAGCTCAATTTGGTTCCGATCAAACCCAAACCGACTCACCAGCGTGTCGCGCATGGTGAGTACATCGTTTATG encodes:
- the LOC126787707 gene encoding metacaspase-9, whose product is MEKQNKRLAVLVGCNYPNTRNELHGCINDVLTMRDTLVSRFGFDRNQIELLTDDGSAAVLPTGANIKKALGEMVDKAEPGDVLYFHYSGHGTRIPSVKPGRPFRQDEAIVPCDFNLITDVDFRQLVNRLPKGASFTIVSDSCHSGGLIDKEKEQIGPSHVTTEISSTLSGSYNKTKAIPFESILEHLVSLTGISTSDIATHLLELFAADASLKFRLPLLELNFFESLKPDEGILLSGCQANETSADMMNPVMTGGKACGAFSNAIEMVLKKHESPLRNREIVMLARIVLKEQGIEQHPCLYCNDENADATFLCQPALQNSSL